The following proteins are co-located in the Microvirga ossetica genome:
- a CDS encoding RDD family protein, whose protein sequence is MVNRPYPPTLNYPSFEADSRLTEGVISRRFWAYLIDLVVIALWVVLISIAIFFLGIITLGLGWGLFFALPLTALIFIVYNAVTIGGSAQATVGMRYMGLRVIDPRTGRGPSPLAAAVHALFFYVAISTFLLWACDVLVGFVRDDRRFIRDLLTGMMVVRA, encoded by the coding sequence ATGGTCAACCGACCCTACCCGCCGACCCTGAACTACCCGTCCTTCGAGGCGGATTCCCGGCTGACGGAAGGTGTCATATCCCGGCGCTTCTGGGCCTATCTGATCGACCTCGTGGTCATCGCGCTCTGGGTCGTTCTGATCTCGATCGCCATCTTCTTCCTCGGTATCATCACGCTCGGTCTCGGCTGGGGCCTGTTCTTCGCCCTGCCGCTCACCGCGCTGATCTTCATCGTCTACAACGCGGTGACGATCGGGGGCTCGGCGCAGGCGACGGTCGGCATGCGCTATATGGGCCTGCGCGTCATCGACCCGCGGACCGGCCGGGGACCCTCTCCGCTCGCGGCAGCGGTGCATGCGCTGTTCTTCTACGTCGCGATCTCGACCTTCCTGCTCTGGGCCTGCGACGTGCTGGTGGGCTTCGTGCGCGACGACCGGCGCTTCATCCGCGACCTGCTCACCGGAATGATGGTGGTCAGGGCTTAG